The sequence TCCCCAGAGCTTGCCACACCGCCACCAGGGGTATCCCCTCTTTCGTCGGCATCCGTTCCCCCCCATGCTGGAGTACAGGGAACCCGGCACTGGCTAAAACCAAGGCGGTCAAGGGACTCAAAGGCAAAGTGCGATCCCGACCATCGTAGGGCTGGGTCAAAACCACCACTGGCTGGGTTGTCTCTATCGCTGGCAGTTGCGGCCCCCATTCCGCGTAGGCATCCAACATTCCTGCCAATTCCTCCCCAGTGGGTCGCTTGATCCGGTGGGCAATCAAAAACGCCCCTATCTGGGCTGGGGTTGCTTCCTGCGCCAGCATCAAGGTCATGGCTCGGCGCATTTCCGAGCGGGTCAAATCCTGATGGGTATGCACACCACTGCCAATTTTGCGGACAAATTCCCGAAATTCCTGGCTCATAGACTAATCAACCTGCGAGGGACAGTTGCGGAGCAATTCATAAAAATAGGCAATGGGTGGCAGGTCGAGCCGGTCTTTGCTGGTCACGGCGACTACCTTACGCCGCCATTCGTCCCCATCTGCCAACGGACGGCTGGTTAATCCGGGCACCCGTAGGGCTTCCTGGAGCAACCGTTCCGGGAGCAAAGCCACCATCTGGGTTTGCCGAATCACCCCCACAAACGCCTCCGGCGCATTCAGTTCCAACGCCACCGACAGGCTCAACCCGTAGCGGGCAAACCCCTTTTCCACCAACCGCCGCATCCCATAGCCGTCCTTGAAAACCACCTGGGGATACTGCGCCAAAAGCTCCCAGGGCACCACCGGATACGCCTGCAAAGGGTGACCCTCAGCCATGAGAATGCCCACCCCTTCTTCATATAAAGGGTAAGACAAGAATTCCGAATGCCCGATCAAATTGGGATTGTCCATGACGACCGCCACATCCACCAGCCCGTCCTTGAGCACCTTCAGGGCACGGTCGCTCCCCAAAGCCGTCACCCGCAGTTGCATCTGGGGAAACCGGGCGCACAACCGGGGCAAAAACTGGGGCAAAACATACGCCACCACCGAATGGATCGCCGCCACACACAATTCCTGCTGTTTCCCTTGGTGTAACTCCCGAAGCGCCAAACCCGCCGCCTGCCACTCCTGCCAAATTTTGCGGGCATGGGACAAAAAAGTTTCCCCCGCCAGGGTCAACTTCGCCTGCGCCGCCCGGTGGAATAGTTGCACCCCCAAATCCGCTTCCAAAGCCTGCACCTGCCGACTGACCGTAGGCTGACTCACCCCACAGACCTGCGCCGCCTTTTGAAAACTAGCGGTTTCCGCCACCACGAGAAATGCCCGTAATTCTTCCATGCGCATAGAAATTGCGCCGCTTCCCCCTAATGCCTTAGGCACTTTACCGAAGGACTCCCCAGGGATGATGTCACTTGGGATACGATTTAGCCGGTTTCTCCTCATCCTCTGTCTAGCCCAAATTCCCGCAGCGCCAGGGGCAAATTCCGATGCTCATGTCCCGGACGGCTGAGCTTGAGTAGGGCAAAACGCTGTAATGGGGTCAACCCCTGCCACTGCTCCAGGGTGAGGACTGCCGCTAAATCCGGGGGAACCGCCGCTTCTTGTAACCACACCGGTTCGACCGCTATCGTGCCTGCCGGTTGTCCCGTTTGCTCCGCTACCCAGGCTTGCAACTGGAGCGTGTATTGCTTTTGTAATTCCAGGGTATCACAGGGAGTATCCACCAACCACTGGCGCTGGTGCAAAGACAGAGCGTGCCAATGGGCGAGTTTGAGTTTCATGCCGCAGGTATCCAGCCGGTAGCGCACCACCATCGGAATACACCGCCAATTCGCCACAAAATCCTGTTCAAACTGGAAAATCACTTTCTCCCTCCCGTTCCACCCGCACGGCACAGGCTTTGAGTTCCGGTTGTTTGGAAATAGGGCAACTTTGGGGATGGGTCAACTCGTTAGCCGCCTGTTGCACCCCCCACAATTCCCCCCAATGCATGGGCAGGAACACAGCACCAGGACAGACTTGTTCCCCCACCGCCACCTTGACCCGCACCTGTCCCCGCCGGGAACGCACCCGCACCCAATTCCCACTCTGGATTCCCAGTTTTTCCGCATCTTGGGGATGCATTGCCAACAGCGGCTCCGGGTGCATTTTCTGGATTTTGGCAATCCGACCGGTGCGGGTTTGGGTATGCCAATGCCCATAGTAACGACCCGTGGTCAGCACCAACGGAAAATCCTCATCCGGCGGTTCTGCCAGACCATGACTGCTAAGGGCGGCGAATCTCGCCTTACCGTCCGGGGTGGCAAATTTTTTATCTAAA comes from Synechococcus sp. C9 and encodes:
- a CDS encoding LysR family transcriptional regulator, whose product is MRMEELRAFLVVAETASFQKAAQVCGVSQPTVSRQVQALEADLGVQLFHRAAQAKLTLAGETFLSHARKIWQEWQAAGLALRELHQGKQQELCVAAIHSVVAYVLPQFLPRLCARFPQMQLRVTALGSDRALKVLKDGLVDVAVVMDNPNLIGHSEFLSYPLYEEGVGILMAEGHPLQAYPVVPWELLAQYPQVVFKDGYGMRRLVEKGFARYGLSLSVALELNAPEAFVGVIRQTQMVALLPERLLQEALRVPGLTSRPLADGDEWRRKVVAVTSKDRLDLPPIAYFYELLRNCPSQVD
- a CDS encoding nitrate reductase associated protein, whose amino-acid sequence is MIFQFEQDFVANWRCIPMVVRYRLDTCGMKLKLAHWHALSLHQRQWLVDTPCDTLELQKQYTLQLQAWVAEQTGQPAGTIAVEPVWLQEAAVPPDLAAVLTLEQWQGLTPLQRFALLKLSRPGHEHRNLPLALREFGLDRG